The following DNA comes from Ricinus communis isolate WT05 ecotype wild-type chromosome 10, ASM1957865v1, whole genome shotgun sequence.
TTCATTCATGTCTTTCTAAGTTATGCATTTACCTTGACTCCTGCTGGAGAGTTTCCAGGCTTGGCTGTAGTTGTACTCCCAAAAATACCAACTCCTGAAGTGTTTCCAGGCTTTGCTGTAGTTGTGCTCCCGAAGTTAAACTTTGACTTCTTATCGGCAGGCTTTAATATTTGGAAAGAGCACATGAGCGTCTCATCCACACTCATCATAGCACCAGCATTATCAAATTCCCCACAATAATTAGGTGCTGAAAATATAGTTACAAGTTGTCGGTTGGCAAAGAACTCATATCCATCCTCCACAACCTGAAACCAACATATTAGGATAGTAATGAATTACATAAGGCATTAGCAATAATCAGAAAACATACCCCCAAAAATAACTCAAGACTGTACAGAATGGGCAACCGGAGCAATTAACATTATGAAGATATGGAATTTATGTGGGATGGGGGAGGGGAGAGAGAAGGAAAGAGGGAGGGAGGGAGGTAAGTGAACCATTCATAAAACATACATGGCTCCAGATTACTCATTTTGTACAGCCTTGAAGtaattaaaacaaattgaACAGATATACTAGGTAAAACCTGGTGAGCACGGCAAATGAGATCCAAATCATGCTTCTCAAGAAATTCTGTCACCTTGTCAGGACCAAAAGTATATGAAACTCCTCTGTCATTCATTCCCCAACCCTGAACATCTTTACTAGGATCTGACCATAGAAGATCACAAAGCAAACCTGTATCCGGTACATCAGTTGGGCGCTGTAAGTTTCTAATCTGATCCAAATGATTCAGGTCAGGAGAAAGACCTCCATGCATGCAGAGAATCTTCTCATCAATTAGTGCTGCCACTGGTAGGCAATTAAAACAATCTGTAAAAATCTTCCATAGCCTAACATTAAACCTTCTCTTACACTCATCATAAAAACCATATATTCGGTTTATAGAAGCACATTCATGGTTTCCCCTCAAGAGGAAGAAGTTTTCAGGATATTTTATCTTGTATGCAAGGAGAAGACATATTGTTTCTAGACTTTGCTTGCCTCGATCCACATAATCTCCCAAAAATAAGTAGTTTGCATGTGGAGGTAATCCACCATATTCAAACAGCCTTAGAAGATCAGAATATTGACCGTGGATGTCACCTGCATGTGATAGAAAGAATCCATCACTAATCAAGCAGTTCCACCAATCCATGGGCACGCACATAGCCATATAACAACTATAAATCATTAACTTC
Coding sequences within:
- the LOC8268211 gene encoding serine/threonine-protein phosphatase PP1, with amino-acid sequence MDQTVLDDIIKRLLEVRGKPGKQVQLSEAEIRQLCVVSREIFLQQPNLLELEAPIKICGDIHGQYSDLLRLFEYGGLPPHANYLFLGDYVDRGKQSLETICLLLAYKIKYPENFFLLRGNHECASINRIYGFYDECKRRFNVRLWKIFTDCFNCLPVAALIDEKILCMHGGLSPDLNHLDQIRNLQRPTDVPDTGLLCDLLWSDPSKDVQGWGMNDRGVSYTFGPDKVTEFLEKHDLDLICRAHQVVEDGYEFFANRQLVTIFSAPNYCGEFDNAGAMMSVDETLMCSFQILKPADKKSKFNFGSTTTAKPGNTSGVGIFGSTTTAKPGNSPAGVKSFLGTKV